In Dryobates pubescens isolate bDryPub1 chromosome 19, bDryPub1.pri, whole genome shotgun sequence, the following are encoded in one genomic region:
- the LOC104307848 gene encoding cytochrome b-c1 complex subunit Rieske, mitochondrial — protein MLSVAARSGPFAPYLSAAAHAVPGPLKPLAPAVVRRAEVPLDLKRPLLCRESMSGRSARGDLIASASLSAPTSVRFVHNDVTVPDFSAYRRQDVLDPTTSSQSSSEARKGFSYLVTATTCVAAAYTAKNVVTQFISSLSASADVLALSKIEIKLSDIPEGKNVAFKWRGKPLFVRHRTQAEINQEAEVDVAKLRDPQHDLDRVKKPEWVILVGVCTHLGCVPIANSGDFGGYYCPCHGSHYDASGRIRKGPAPYNLEVPAYQFVGDDVVVVG, from the exons ATGCTGTCCGTGGCCGCCCGCTCCGGGCCCTTCGCGCCCTACCTGTCAGCCGCGGCACACGCCGTGCCCGGCCCGCTGAAGCCGCTGGCGCCAGCGGTGGTGCGTCGGGCTGAGGTACCGCTGGACCTGAAGCGGCCTCTGCTGTGTCGGGAGTCGATGAGCGGCCGGTCGGCCCGGGGGGACCTCATCGCCAGTGCCAGCCTTAGCG CACCTACCAGTGTTCGTTTCGTCCATAATgatgtcacagtacctgacttCTCTGCCTACCGTCGTCAAGATGTGCTAGATCCCACCACATCTTCTCAAAGCAGCAGTGAAGCCAGAAAAGGGTTTTCCTACCTGGTGACTGCAACAACATGTGTAGCTGCTGCATATACTGCTAAGAATGTTGTCACACAGTTTatttccagcctcagtgcctCTGCTGATGTGCTAGCGTTGTCAAAGATTGAGATCAAGTTATCTGACATTCCAGAAGGCAAGAACGTGGCTTTCAAGTGGAGAGGGAAGCCCCTTTTTGTGCGGCACAGAACCCAGGCAGAGATTAATCAGGAAGCTGAAGTTGATGTTGCTAAACTGAGGGATCCGCAGCATGACTTAGACAGAGTAAAGAAACCAGAATGGGTCATTCTAGTAGGTGTCTGTACTCACCTTGGCTGTGTACCCATTGCAAACTCTGGAGATTTTGGCGGTTATTACTGCCCTTGCCATGGGTCCCATTACGATGCCTCTGGCAGGATCAGGAAAGGTCCTGCCCCTTATAACCTTGAGGTTCCAGCTTACCAGTTTGTTGGTGATGATGTTGTGGTTGTTGGCTGA